In Aegilops tauschii subsp. strangulata cultivar AL8/78 chromosome 3, Aet v6.0, whole genome shotgun sequence, one genomic interval encodes:
- the LOC109734342 gene encoding probable carboxylesterase 5 has protein sequence MHANKSSPVPSNKKDAGGEEDITVDLHPFIREYKGGRVERFLSSSYVEASEDAAANRGVATKDVVVDESTGVSARLFLPAAAAATGERLPVIMYVHGGSFCTESAFCRTYHNYVRSLAARAGALVVSVDYRLAPEHPVPAAYDDAWAALQWVASLSDPWLSDHADLGHMFLAGDSAGGNIIYNTAVRAASGGDHIGVDGLVIVHPYFWGVERLSSSELVWDGVAMFTPELIDRLWPFVTAGRLNKNDPRVNPLDEEIASLTCQRVLVAVAEKDTLRNRGRRLAARMRECCAWADGDEKAVTLVESEGEDHGFHLYNPLRATSKVLMESIVQFINQRTSLPLPAALLPELHELHAYGGKKMDPCCLPILGVPTRPYMDVFGYGVAMKASSVPKGMTRTSCLHGGQGRRASKTRYGLSLGYAIRLNNKTNTRFSLSATATPGTCVSHNFI, from the coding sequence ATGCATGCAAACAAGAGTTCTCCGGTACCAAGCAACAAGAAGGATGCCGGCGGCGAGGAGGACATCACCGTCGACCTGCATCCATTCATCCGCGAATACAAGGGCGGCCGTGTCGAGCGCTTCCTAAGCAGCTCATACGTGGAAGCGTCGGAGGACGCGGCTGCCAACCGTGGCGTGGCGACCAAGGACGTTGTCGTCGACGAGAGCACCGGCGTGTCCGCACGCCTGTTTcttccggccgccgccgccgcaaccggCGAGAGGCTCCCCGTCATCATGTACGTCCACGGGGGATCCTTCTGCACGGAGAGCGCGTTCTGCCGCACGTACCACAACTACGTCAGGTCCCTGGCGGCACGCGCCGGGGCGCTCGTCGTGTCCGTGGACTACCGTCTCGCGCCGGAGCATCCGGTGCCTGCGGCCTACGACGATGCATGGGCGGCGCTTCAGTGGGTGGCGTCCCTTTCTGATCCCTGGCTTTCCGACCATGCCGACCTCGGACACATGTTCCTCGCCGGCGACAGCGCTGGCGGCAACATCATCTACAACACGGCGGTGCGTGCAGCTAGCGGCGGCGATCACATCGGTGTCGATGGGCTTGTCATCGTGCACCCATACTTTTGGGGCGTCGAGCGGCTGTCCAGCTCCGAGCTAGTCTGGGACGGTGTCGCCATGTTTACGCCGGAGCTCATCGACAGGCTCTGGCCGTTCGTTACGGCGGGCCGTCTCAACAAGAATGATCCCCGGGTCAACCCTCTTGACGAGGAGATCGCCTCGCTGACATGCCAGCGTGTGCTGGTCGCCGTCGCCGAGAAGGACACCTTGCGCAACCGCGGGCGCCGGCTGGCGGCTCGCATGCGCGAGTGCTGCGCGTGGGCCGATGGTGATGAGAAGGCGGTGACATTGGTGGAGTCGGAGGGCGAAGACCATGGCTTCCACCTGTACAACCCACTGCGGGCGACCAGCAAGGTTCTCATGGAGAGCATAGTGCAGTTCATCAACCAGCGCACCTCATTGCCACTGCCGGCCGCTCTGCTGCCGGAGCTGCACGAGCTGCATGCATACGGTGGTAAGAAGATGGACCCATGCTGCTTGCCTATTCTGGGCGTGCCTACTCGGCCGTATATGGACGTGTTTGGTTATGGGGTGGCCATGAAAGCTTCGAGTGTCCCAAAAGGCATGACACGTACTAGTTGCTTACACGGCGGACAGGGGAGAAGAGCATCCAAAACTAGATATGGGTTATCTTTGGGCTATGCTATCAGGCTTAATAACAAGACCAACACGAGGTTCTCCTTATCAGCAACAGCAACACCGGGGACTTGTGTTTCTCACAACTTCATCTAG